The following DNA comes from Paenibacillus crassostreae.
GCTTACGAATTTCCTCAGCTACAACAGCAAATCCTCTCCCGTGCTCTCCAGCCCGTGCTGCTTCAATAGAAGCATTCAAGGATAATAGATTAGTTTGGGTATTCATATCTTGTATACCGGTAAGCGTGCGCTCGATATGATTATATCGTTCAGACATCGTATCAAATACTTGCATTAATTGTTCAAACTCTGATCCTGTTTGAACTACTAATTGGACGACCTTATTCATTTGCGTCATACCTTCTAGTGAAGAATGATTCATTATTTTCATATTATCATTAATATATTCACTAGAGGCAGCGATTTGTTGAGTACTTGCAGATACTTGTTCTGTTACTGCAGAAATGGATGTAGTCTCATCCAGTTGTGCTAATAATACGGGTGCACTATTATCAATTTCTTTCTTTACATCCATAGACGCTTCCTTGTTATCTTGAGCAATGCTTTCCATCCGCTCCGAGATGTCCAAGACATTCTTACTAACATCAATTGTAGTTTGAATGCTATTCCGAAGGTTAGTTCCCATGATTGAGAGTTTCTGATCGATCATGCCGAACTCATCACCACGATTTAAATTAACATCATATGTGAAATCGCCGATTTGATAGGAATCGATTCGCTTCATGATGCCTGACAAACCTTTTCGAATTTTTGTAATAAAGTTCATAATCATCAGAAAAGGTAATACCACTAGAAGTATACTGCTCATATAGATTGCAACGTTAGCTGAGGAAGTATTCTTAGCTAGACTCTCTTGGTTTTCTTGTACAACGGTTTGGAATTTATCATTCAACATTGATTTACTCTCAGATAATACAGATGTGTAGGTATCCAATAATTCTTGTTTTAACATGCTTTTCTGCATGTCCGTTAGGTCAGTAGTGATCTGTGGATGTACCTCTACGACTGTAGAATAAACATTATTCAATATTTTGATATAGTTCACGAATGGAGCCTTTGTTAAATTTAAGTGCTCGTCAAAAGCAGTAAACTGTACTGTCAAATTTTCCATATCGGCAGGAAGGGAAGCGATATCTGAACTTAAAGTTTCAAGAAATTCAGTATTGTTGGTCTCAAGTATATCGATCATCCATAATAAATCACGCTGCATTTTATCAGCAACTTTAACGTAGTTCGTTTCTTGTTCGGTCGCATAATTTGAAGATTTGATTCCTTGTGCAACGCCCCGATTACCCAAAATAATGATGATTCCAGCAGCAACACTTACAAAAGTGATCACTACTAACATCGATATTAATTGCACAGTAATGGTCCGGTTTTTACGGGCATTCAAAATGTTCTTGAAGCTATT
Coding sequences within:
- a CDS encoding methyl-accepting chemotaxis protein, with the translated sequence MQRQLKNWFKNLSASSMMNSFKNILNARKNRTITVQLISMLVVITFVSVAAGIIIILGNRGVAQGIKSSNYATEQETNYVKVADKMQRDLLWMIDILETNNTEFLETLSSDIASLPADMENLTVQFTAFDEHLNLTKAPFVNYIKILNNVYSTVVEVHPQITTDLTDMQKSMLKQELLDTYTSVLSESKSMLNDKFQTVVQENQESLAKNTSSANVAIYMSSILLVVLPFLMIMNFITKIRKGLSGIMKRIDSYQIGDFTYDVNLNRGDEFGMIDQKLSIMGTNLRNSIQTTIDVSKNVLDISERMESIAQDNKEASMDVKKEIDNSAPVLLAQLDETTSISAVTEQVSASTQQIAASSEYINDNMKIMNHSSLEGMTQMNKVVQLVVQTGSEFEQLMQVFDTMSERYNHIERTLTGIQDMNTQTNLLSLNASIEAARAGEHGRGFAVVAEEIRKLSDNTKSLSEEINKDIILIKSNMTSCGHSLANFSDVIQETKSISEESSVTFQQLDSQSSILVGQVSEISVAISEIATSMTNIVTSVETLSNSSSDVNTRMQLVDNISQNQNEISDQLYGLTQTLKNASTNLSESTVNFTV